The following coding sequences are from one Rutidosis leptorrhynchoides isolate AG116_Rl617_1_P2 chromosome 11, CSIRO_AGI_Rlap_v1, whole genome shotgun sequence window:
- the LOC139877339 gene encoding PHD finger protein ING1-like, whose protein sequence is MSFLEDFQASLEPLPNILQRKYALLRDLDKSLQDIQRQNEMHCLQEIEDYKEGVKSGNVAPGTSLSKYSDEVEDEQKHAVRIADEKVALAVQAYDLVDAHIQQLDQYLKKLEEQRREKDIAAAAGSPALNPDGSAKPVKEVGRAGRKKSRLAATATTAAPNPAAMDLDLPVDPNEPTYCLCNQVSYGEMVACDNPDCKIEWFHYGCVGLKEQPKGKWFCSDCSAMQKRRKGK, encoded by the exons ATGTCATTTCTCGAAGACTTTCAAGCTA GTTTGGAGCCACTGCCAAACATTTTACAGAGGAAGTACGCGTTATTACGTGACTTGGATAAAAGTTTGCAGG ATATTCAAAGGCAAAATGAAATGCATTGCCTACAGGAAATTGAGGATTATAAAGAGGGAGTTAAGTCTGGTAACGTTGCACCGGGTACTTCACTTAGCAAATATTCAGACGAGGTAGAGGATGAGCAAAAACACGCGGTTAGAATTGCTGACGAGAAGGTTGCTCTCGCTGTTCAAGCATATGATTTG GTGGATGCTCATATTCAACAACTTGATCAGTATCTTAAAAAATTAGAAGAGCAACGGCGAG aaaaGGATATTGCTGCTGCAGCTGGATCACCTGCTTTGAATCCTGATGGCAGTGCGAAACCTGTAAAGGAAGTTGGAAGAGCAGGGAGAAAAAA GTCACGTCTTGCTGCTACAGCCACAACAGCAGCCCCAAACCCAGCTGCTATGGACCTGGACCTGCCTGTCGATCCAAATGAACCGACATACTGTCTCTGCAACCAAGTGAGCTATGGTGAAATGGTAGCATGCGACAATcctgat TGCAAGATTGAATGGTTTCATTATGGGTGTGTTGGTTTAAAAGAGCAGCCGAAAGGGAAATGGTTTTGCAGCGATTGCAGCGCGATGCAAAAGCGGCGAAAGGGAAAGTAA